One Lottiidibacillus patelloidae genomic region harbors:
- a CDS encoding phosphatidate cytidylyltransferase, whose product MKQRVLTGIIAGAAFIALTVLGGYPFAILVCLMAIIGLKELLAMKKKSIFSLSGLISVLILLVLVIPNDYFSQLDLHLNVFNIVVIGTLALLIITVLSKNEYTFEDAAVSLLTILYVGYGFHAFLDVRLNENGLPMLFFILFMIWATDSGAYFVGKSLGKTKLWPAISPNKTIEGSLGGVFAAVIVAVVFQMIQPLFDSMAYVLVIAIIVGVSGQLGDLIQSAFKRYYGVKDSGTLLPGHGGILDRFDSTIFVFSLLYVLQLI is encoded by the coding sequence ATGAAACAAAGAGTGTTAACAGGAATAATAGCAGGAGCAGCATTTATTGCATTAACTGTATTAGGTGGATATCCATTTGCAATCTTAGTATGTTTAATGGCTATTATCGGATTAAAAGAATTATTAGCAATGAAAAAGAAATCTATTTTCTCATTATCTGGACTAATTAGTGTTCTTATTCTGCTCGTGCTAGTTATTCCTAATGACTACTTTTCACAACTAGATTTACACCTTAATGTGTTCAATATAGTTGTTATCGGTACTTTAGCGTTATTAATCATAACGGTGTTAAGTAAAAACGAATATACTTTTGAAGATGCAGCAGTGTCTTTATTAACTATTTTGTATGTTGGGTACGGTTTTCACGCTTTCCTAGATGTTAGATTAAATGAAAATGGTTTACCAATGTTATTCTTTATTCTATTTATGATATGGGCGACTGATTCTGGGGCTTATTTTGTTGGGAAATCGCTAGGAAAAACAAAACTTTGGCCCGCAATTAGTCCAAACAAAACAATCGAAGGGTCACTAGGGGGAGTCTTTGCTGCTGTAATTGTAGCTGTAGTTTTCCAAATGATCCAACCTTTATTTGATTCAATGGCATATGTATTAGTAATTGCAATTATCGTTGGGGTATCTGGTCAACTTGGAGACCTCATTCAATCAGCATTTAAAAGATATTATGGTGTGAAAGATTCCGGGACTTTATTACCGGGACACGGTGGAATTTTAGACCGTTTTGATAGCACTATTTTTGTTTTTTCTCTTTTATATGTATTACAACTGATATAA
- the dxr gene encoding 1-deoxy-D-xylulose-5-phosphate reductoisomerase: protein MKKISLLGATGSIGTQTLEVLRAHPEKLSLVALSLGRNISLGLSIINEFKPKLVCVLEQEDAKNLQELAPSGTKIIFGEEGLVEVATYHEADTVVNAVIGSVGLLPTLAAIRERKNVAIANKETLVTAGHLVMGEANKYGVNLLPVDSEHSAIFQCLNGDRNNDISRLILTASGGSFRDKTREELQGVTIEDALNHPNWSMGAKITIDSATMMNKGLEVIEAHWLFNMPYEKIDVLLHKESIIHSLVEFSDNSVLAQLGTPDMKVPIQYALTYPNRYNVENSEQLQLWQLGTLHFEKMDVNRFKCLDFAFEAGRIGGTMPTVLNAANEIAVDRFLKGEISFLAIEELIERAMEMHNVLPHPSLELIQEVDQKTRERVRSLQI, encoded by the coding sequence ATGAAAAAAATTAGCTTATTAGGAGCGACAGGGTCAATCGGAACACAGACATTAGAAGTACTACGCGCTCATCCTGAAAAGCTTTCATTAGTAGCTCTTTCTCTAGGCAGAAACATTTCATTAGGTTTAAGTATTATTAATGAATTTAAGCCGAAACTAGTTTGTGTTTTGGAACAGGAAGATGCAAAAAACTTACAGGAATTAGCTCCTAGTGGTACAAAAATTATATTTGGAGAAGAAGGATTGGTTGAAGTGGCAACCTATCACGAAGCAGATACAGTCGTAAATGCTGTTATTGGTAGTGTTGGCTTACTTCCTACACTCGCTGCAATTAGAGAAAGAAAAAACGTAGCGATAGCCAATAAAGAGACGCTAGTTACAGCTGGTCACCTCGTTATGGGTGAAGCTAACAAATACGGTGTTAACTTATTACCCGTAGACAGTGAACATTCTGCAATTTTTCAATGTTTAAATGGAGATAGAAATAATGATATATCTAGATTAATTTTGACAGCTTCAGGTGGGAGTTTTCGTGATAAAACACGAGAGGAGTTACAAGGTGTTACGATAGAGGATGCACTAAATCATCCGAATTGGTCAATGGGTGCGAAAATTACAATTGATTCAGCAACAATGATGAATAAAGGGTTAGAAGTGATTGAAGCACACTGGCTTTTTAATATGCCTTATGAAAAAATTGATGTACTATTACATAAAGAAAGTATAATTCATTCCTTAGTGGAGTTTTCTGATAATAGTGTTCTGGCTCAGCTTGGTACACCAGATATGAAAGTACCAATCCAATATGCATTAACATATCCTAATCGTTATAATGTAGAAAATTCTGAACAGCTTCAATTATGGCAGTTGGGAACACTTCACTTTGAAAAAATGGATGTCAATCGTTTTAAATGTTTAGACTTTGCATTTGAAGCAGGTCGCATAGGCGGAACAATGCCAACAGTATTAAATGCGGCGAATGAAATTGCAGTAGACCGCTTTTTAAAAGGGGAAATTTCATTTTTAGCAATTGAAGAACTAATTGAAAGAGCAATGGAAATGCATAATGTTTTACCACACCCTTCATTAGAGTTAATTCAAGAGGTAGATCAGAAAACGCGAGAACGTGTAAGATCACTACAAATATAA
- the rseP gene encoding RIP metalloprotease RseP, whose protein sequence is MNTVISIIIILGALIFFHELGHLWFAKRAGILCREFAIGFGPKVFSFKKNETTYTIRLLPLGGFVRMAGEDPETVDVKPGQRIGLIFNEAGKVSKIIINNKEKHPNAKIITVEKAELEHKLIIEGQSLDEEVVEYKVDERCDFIIDEQPYQIAPYNRQFGSKTLWQRTLAIAAGPLMNFALALVILAVFGYLQGPPIDEPILGELTEDGAAVQAGLKEGDRVLQIEENKIESWEDLVNIVSENPEKELTFSILRPSTEEEMEINVTPGTREMEDGNTRGYIGVYMPTEQLSIFGAIYYGFDQTVFITKLIFKALGGLVTGDIGFDQLSGPVGIYKFTDVAAQQGIYVLMKWAAMLSINLAIFNLLPLPALDGGRLLFLGVEAVRGKPIDPQKEGIIHFIGFALLMLLMLVVTWNDIQKFFL, encoded by the coding sequence GTGAATACTGTAATATCAATTATTATTATTTTAGGTGCGCTCATATTTTTTCATGAATTAGGTCATTTATGGTTTGCTAAACGAGCAGGAATTTTATGTAGAGAATTTGCAATTGGATTCGGTCCGAAAGTTTTTTCATTTAAAAAGAATGAAACGACATATACAATTCGTTTATTACCTTTAGGTGGATTCGTCCGAATGGCTGGGGAAGATCCAGAAACGGTTGATGTTAAACCTGGTCAACGAATAGGCTTAATATTCAATGAAGCAGGAAAAGTTTCTAAAATTATAATTAACAACAAAGAAAAACATCCCAATGCGAAAATAATCACTGTTGAGAAAGCAGAACTTGAACATAAGCTAATCATTGAAGGACAATCGCTTGATGAAGAAGTAGTAGAATATAAAGTCGATGAACGATGTGACTTTATTATTGATGAACAGCCATACCAAATAGCGCCGTATAATCGTCAGTTTGGTTCAAAAACATTATGGCAGCGTACGCTTGCAATTGCTGCTGGACCATTAATGAACTTTGCTCTAGCTCTCGTTATTCTAGCTGTTTTTGGATATTTGCAAGGTCCGCCTATTGATGAACCTATTTTAGGTGAATTAACGGAAGATGGAGCAGCGGTTCAAGCGGGATTAAAAGAAGGCGATAGAGTCTTACAAATTGAAGAAAATAAAATTGAATCATGGGAAGACTTAGTCAATATCGTTAGTGAAAACCCAGAAAAAGAATTAACATTTTCTATTTTAAGACCTAGCACAGAAGAAGAGATGGAAATCAATGTGACACCAGGCACAAGAGAGATGGAAGATGGCAATACTCGCGGGTATATTGGTGTTTACATGCCAACAGAACAGTTATCCATTTTTGGGGCTATCTATTATGGCTTTGATCAAACTGTTTTTATTACAAAGCTTATTTTTAAAGCTTTAGGTGGATTAGTTACAGGAGATATTGGCTTTGATCAATTATCGGGACCAGTAGGGATTTATAAATTTACCGATGTAGCTGCGCAACAAGGCATTTACGTATTAATGAAATGGGCTGCAATGTTAAGCATTAACTTAGCAATCTTTAACCTATTACCTTTGCCAGCATTAGATGGTGGGCGACTATTATTTTTAGGTGTAGAAGCTGTAAGAGGGAAGCCAATTGATCCACAAAAAGAGGGTATCATTCATTTTATTGGATTTGCCTTATTAATGCTGTTAATGTTAGTAGTCACATGGAATGATATTCAAAAGTTTTTCTTGTAA
- a CDS encoding proline--tRNA ligase, with translation MKQSQLFMPTMKEVPTGADVVSHQLLLRAGYIRQIAAGVYSYLPLAKRVLHKVETIVREELDKVGAVELTMPAIHPAELWQETGRWDLYGPEMMRLQDRHGRDFALGPTHEEVITSLLRSEINSYKKLPLTLYQIQTKYRDERRPRFGLLRGREFIMKDAYSFHASQEDVDAMYDKMYQAYSNIFTRCGIDFRPVIADSGEMGGKDTHEFMALADVGEDTIAYSDSSDYAANIEMAAVNTNYVKSNEELRELEKVNTGSAKTIEEVSELLAISKDRLIKSLLYIVDEEPMLILVRGDHELNEIKLKHELNASTVELASSEKTHELLQVEVGNVGPINIPSTIKVYADHAVAAVVNGVCGANESEMHFKNVNIERDVATVEYGDIRMIQEGDVSPDGKGIIKFARGIEVGQVFKLGTHYSEKMGASFLDENGKSKPMIMGCYGIGISRTVSAIIEQHNDENGIVWPKDVAPYAVHVIAVNVKNDEQRELSEAVYERLKGVSIEVLYDDRKERAGVKFADSDLIGMPIRVTVGKQANEGIVEVKLRHSGETFEVHESELVEKIQQLLK, from the coding sequence ATGAAACAATCACAATTATTTATGCCAACAATGAAAGAAGTACCAACAGGCGCAGACGTAGTAAGCCATCAGTTGTTACTTCGTGCAGGATATATTCGCCAAATAGCTGCAGGTGTATACTCTTATTTACCACTTGCTAAGCGAGTACTTCATAAAGTAGAGACAATTGTCCGAGAAGAACTAGATAAAGTAGGAGCAGTCGAGCTTACAATGCCAGCGATTCACCCTGCTGAGTTATGGCAAGAAACTGGTCGTTGGGATTTATATGGTCCTGAGATGATGCGTTTGCAAGATAGACATGGACGCGACTTTGCGTTAGGGCCAACGCATGAAGAAGTAATTACTAGCTTATTGCGTTCGGAGATTAATTCTTATAAAAAATTACCTTTAACGTTATATCAAATTCAAACAAAATATCGTGACGAGCGTCGTCCTCGCTTTGGCTTGCTACGCGGTCGTGAATTTATTATGAAAGATGCATACTCTTTCCATGCATCGCAAGAAGATGTTGATGCTATGTATGATAAAATGTATCAAGCTTATAGCAATATCTTTACTCGTTGTGGTATTGATTTTCGTCCTGTAATCGCTGACTCTGGTGAAATGGGTGGGAAAGACACGCATGAGTTTATGGCGCTCGCAGATGTTGGAGAAGATACGATTGCCTACTCTGATAGCTCTGATTATGCTGCAAACATTGAAATGGCAGCTGTAAACACAAACTATGTGAAAAGTAATGAAGAATTAAGAGAGCTTGAAAAAGTGAATACAGGTTCAGCAAAAACAATTGAAGAAGTAAGTGAACTGCTAGCAATTTCAAAAGATCGATTGATTAAGTCTTTATTGTATATCGTTGACGAAGAACCTATGCTCATATTAGTTCGTGGAGATCATGAACTTAATGAAATTAAACTAAAGCATGAACTAAATGCTTCAACTGTTGAACTTGCTTCTTCAGAAAAAACGCATGAATTGTTACAAGTAGAAGTTGGAAATGTTGGACCAATTAATATTCCATCTACTATAAAAGTGTATGCCGATCATGCGGTAGCTGCTGTTGTCAATGGTGTTTGTGGTGCGAATGAAAGTGAAATGCACTTTAAGAATGTAAATATTGAGCGAGATGTTGCAACTGTTGAATACGGTGACATCCGTATGATACAAGAAGGTGATGTTTCTCCTGACGGAAAAGGCATCATCAAATTTGCCCGTGGTATTGAAGTTGGACAAGTCTTTAAATTAGGAACTCATTACTCAGAAAAAATGGGCGCATCATTCTTAGATGAAAACGGTAAGTCGAAACCAATGATCATGGGATGTTATGGAATTGGAATTTCTCGTACCGTTTCTGCCATTATTGAACAACATAACGATGAGAATGGAATTGTTTGGCCGAAAGATGTAGCTCCTTATGCTGTTCATGTCATTGCAGTAAATGTGAAAAATGATGAGCAACGTGAACTTTCTGAAGCAGTTTATGAGCGTTTAAAAGGTGTAAGTATCGAAGTGTTATATGATGACCGAAAAGAACGCGCAGGTGTGAAATTTGCTGACTCTGACCTAATTGGTATGCCTATTCGTGTAACAGTAGGAAAGCAAGCTAATGAAGGTATTGTTGAAGTTAAACTGCGTCATAGTGGAGAAACATTTGAAGTTCACGAATCTGAGCTTGTCGAAAAGATTCAACAACTACTTAAGTAA
- a CDS encoding PolC-type DNA polymerase III: MSTENDVKNERFHILLQQLGLEDFQTNEILRSGKIEKLQVNKSTKAWHFHFNFSTVIPAEMYQVFSASMEKSFAHIATVSFEISTETKTVKEEDVKSYWPIVLAKLTELSPSLLSLLQEQRPKLEGNKLSIACRNETEATALKRKLSELISSGYEKHGFPSLSFDTTVEHSKQEYDQFIEQKAEEDRTKSMAAIIEKQKQATTKSAENAKVESVSLGYSIKDQPVSIQTIQEEEGKIAIEGYVFFAETRELRSGRTLLTFKITDYTDSIMVKIFSRDKDDVPILNAISKGMWLKVRGSVQNDTFVRDLVMIAKDIQEIQPQVRIDEGLDGEKRIELHAHTHMSTMDAVMSASQLVSQASKWGHKAVAITDHAGLQAFPEAYSTGKKNDIKVLYGVEANLVDDGVPVAYNEAHRDLVEATYVVFDVETTGLSAVYDTIIELAAVKVKGNEIIDKFESFANPHHPLSQITTDLTGITDEMVENAPEVEEVLRKFHAWIGDDILVAHNASFDMGFLNEGYRKIGLGKAENPVIDTLELGRFLYPQFKNHRLNTLCKKFDIELTQHHRAIYDAEATGHLLLKMLKDVKEKGIVFHDEINEKSKSETAYQRSRPSHCILFAQNEVGLKNLFKLVSFSHINYFYRVPRIPRSVLSKYREGILVGSGCDKGEVFEGMMQKNPEEVEEIAKFYDYLEIQPLENYQHLLEMDLIHDEHSLREIVANIVKLGEKLNKPVVATGNAHYINPVDKTYRQILIGSQGGANPLNRHKLPDVHFRTTNEMLECMSFLGKEKAKEVVITNPQIVSDLIEDVKPIRDELYTPKIEGANEEIREMTYSMARSIYGEDLPEIVEARIEKELKSIIGHGFAVIYLISAKLVKKSLNDGYLVGSRGSVGSSFVATMTEITEVNPLPPHYVCPNCKHSHFFDDGSVGSGYDLPDKDCEKCGTNYTKDGQDIPFETFLGFKGDKVPDIDLNFSGEYQPRAHNYTKELFGEEYVYRAGTIGTVAEKTAYGYVKGYAGDHDINWRSAEVDRLVAGCTGVKRTTGQHPGGIIVVPDYMDIYDFSPIQFPADDKTSEWKTTHFDFHSIHDNLLKLDILGHDDPTVIRMLQDLSGIDPKTIPASDPEVMKLFGGTESLGVTPEQIMTKTGTLAIPEFGTRFVRQMLEETKPTTFSELVQISGLSHGTDVWLGNANELIYNGTCELKDVIGCRDDIMVYLIYKGLEPSLAFKIMEFVRKGKGLQDEWIDEMKKHNVPDWYIDSCNKIKYMFPKAHAAAYVLMAVRIAYFKVHHPILFYAAYFTVRADDFDVDAMAKGSTALRARIEEINGKGLDAAPKEKSLLTVLEVCLEMCERGFRFQRVDLYRSSATDFIVDGDSLIPPFNSIPGLGTNAALNIVNARENGEFLSKEDLQQRSKISKTVLEYLDSQGCLEGLPEANQLSLF; encoded by the coding sequence ATGAGCACAGAAAATGATGTGAAAAATGAAAGATTTCATATTCTCCTCCAACAACTAGGATTGGAAGATTTTCAAACTAATGAGATTTTACGTAGTGGAAAGATAGAAAAACTACAAGTTAATAAGTCAACAAAGGCATGGCATTTTCACTTTAACTTTTCGACAGTCATACCAGCTGAAATGTATCAAGTTTTTAGCGCATCAATGGAAAAATCTTTTGCACATATTGCTACTGTCTCTTTTGAGATTTCGACCGAGACTAAAACTGTTAAAGAAGAAGATGTGAAAAGCTATTGGCCAATCGTTTTAGCAAAATTAACGGAACTTTCACCGTCGCTACTTTCGTTGTTACAAGAACAACGTCCAAAATTAGAAGGCAATAAATTGTCCATAGCGTGTAGAAATGAAACAGAAGCTACGGCATTAAAACGGAAGCTTTCAGAATTAATTAGTTCTGGTTATGAAAAACACGGTTTTCCTAGCTTGTCTTTTGATACGACAGTAGAACATTCTAAACAAGAATATGATCAGTTTATCGAACAGAAGGCAGAAGAAGATCGAACAAAAAGTATGGCGGCAATAATTGAAAAGCAAAAGCAAGCGACGACTAAGTCTGCTGAAAATGCTAAAGTTGAATCCGTTTCTTTAGGCTACTCCATTAAGGATCAACCTGTCAGTATTCAAACGATTCAAGAAGAAGAAGGTAAGATTGCGATCGAAGGGTATGTGTTCTTCGCTGAAACGAGAGAATTGCGCTCGGGTAGAACATTACTAACGTTTAAAATTACAGATTACACGGATTCGATAATGGTTAAGATTTTCTCTCGCGATAAAGATGATGTACCAATTTTAAATGCAATTTCTAAAGGTATGTGGTTAAAAGTTCGTGGTAGTGTTCAAAACGACACCTTTGTTAGAGATCTAGTAATGATTGCAAAAGATATTCAAGAAATTCAACCGCAAGTTCGCATAGATGAAGGACTTGATGGTGAAAAGAGAATTGAGTTACACGCGCATACACATATGAGTACAATGGACGCGGTAATGTCTGCTAGTCAGCTTGTATCTCAAGCAAGTAAATGGGGACATAAGGCAGTTGCAATTACAGATCACGCTGGATTACAAGCTTTTCCTGAAGCTTATTCTACCGGGAAGAAAAATGATATTAAAGTGCTTTATGGTGTGGAAGCTAACCTCGTTGATGATGGTGTACCTGTAGCATACAATGAAGCCCATCGAGATCTTGTCGAAGCGACATATGTCGTTTTCGACGTCGAGACAACTGGTTTATCTGCTGTTTACGATACAATCATTGAACTTGCCGCAGTCAAAGTAAAAGGTAATGAGATTATTGATAAATTTGAGTCATTTGCAAACCCTCATCACCCACTTTCGCAAATTACGACTGATCTTACTGGGATTACAGATGAAATGGTAGAAAATGCCCCAGAAGTCGAAGAAGTACTTAGGAAGTTCCACGCTTGGATTGGTGATGATATTTTAGTAGCACATAATGCGAGCTTTGATATGGGGTTCTTAAACGAAGGTTATCGCAAGATAGGATTAGGGAAAGCAGAAAATCCGGTCATTGATACGTTAGAACTTGGGCGCTTTTTATACCCGCAATTTAAAAATCATCGCTTAAACACGTTATGTAAGAAGTTTGACATTGAATTAACGCAACATCACCGAGCGATTTACGATGCAGAAGCTACAGGACATTTACTATTAAAAATGTTAAAGGATGTTAAAGAAAAAGGTATCGTTTTCCACGATGAAATTAATGAAAAATCAAAAAGTGAAACAGCTTACCAACGATCTAGACCGTCACACTGTATTTTGTTTGCGCAAAATGAAGTAGGGTTAAAAAATCTGTTTAAACTTGTATCATTCTCGCACATCAATTATTTCTATCGTGTCCCACGTATTCCACGATCTGTTCTAAGTAAATATCGCGAAGGTATTTTAGTTGGATCAGGATGTGATAAAGGGGAAGTTTTTGAAGGAATGATGCAAAAAAATCCAGAGGAAGTTGAAGAGATTGCTAAATTTTATGACTATCTCGAGATTCAGCCTTTGGAAAACTATCAGCATTTATTAGAAATGGATTTGATCCATGATGAACATTCTTTGCGTGAAATAGTAGCCAATATTGTTAAGTTAGGTGAAAAACTAAATAAGCCGGTTGTTGCAACTGGAAATGCTCATTATATTAATCCTGTTGATAAAACATATCGTCAAATCTTAATAGGCTCTCAAGGTGGGGCTAACCCATTAAATCGACATAAGCTACCTGATGTGCATTTTAGAACTACAAATGAAATGCTAGAATGTATGTCGTTTTTAGGCAAAGAAAAAGCGAAAGAAGTTGTTATAACAAATCCGCAAATAGTCTCAGACCTAATAGAAGATGTGAAGCCGATAAGAGATGAACTATATACACCAAAGATTGAAGGCGCTAATGAAGAGATACGTGAAATGACTTACTCGATGGCTCGTAGCATTTATGGAGAAGACTTGCCAGAAATTGTCGAAGCGCGAATAGAGAAAGAGCTAAAAAGCATTATTGGTCACGGATTTGCTGTTATTTATTTAATATCGGCAAAACTCGTAAAAAAATCGCTTAATGACGGATATCTCGTTGGTTCACGTGGATCTGTAGGTTCTTCTTTTGTCGCAACGATGACAGAAATTACAGAAGTAAACCCATTACCTCCGCACTACGTTTGTCCGAATTGTAAGCATTCGCATTTCTTCGATGATGGTTCTGTCGGGTCCGGCTACGACCTTCCTGATAAGGATTGTGAAAAGTGTGGAACAAACTATACAAAAGACGGACAAGATATTCCGTTCGAAACATTCCTTGGCTTTAAAGGAGACAAGGTACCCGATATCGATCTAAACTTTTCTGGAGAGTATCAGCCGCGAGCACATAATTACACAAAAGAACTGTTTGGTGAAGAGTATGTATATCGTGCGGGAACAATTGGTACAGTTGCTGAAAAGACAGCGTATGGGTATGTTAAAGGCTATGCAGGAGACCATGACATAAACTGGCGAAGTGCCGAGGTTGATCGTTTAGTTGCCGGATGTACTGGTGTAAAAAGAACAACAGGTCAACATCCTGGAGGAATTATTGTAGTTCCAGATTACATGGACATTTACGATTTTTCACCAATTCAATTTCCTGCAGATGATAAAACTAGTGAATGGAAAACGACACATTTTGATTTTCACTCGATTCACGATAATTTGTTAAAGCTTGATATACTAGGGCACGATGACCCAACTGTAATTCGAATGCTACAAGACTTAAGTGGGATTGATCCGAAAACAATACCTGCTAGTGATCCCGAAGTAATGAAGTTATTTGGAGGAACAGAGTCTCTTGGCGTCACGCCAGAACAAATTATGACGAAAACAGGAACACTAGCAATCCCTGAATTCGGAACAAGATTCGTAAGACAAATGCTTGAAGAAACAAAGCCGACAACGTTTTCCGAATTAGTTCAGATTTCTGGATTATCACATGGAACTGATGTATGGCTCGGAAATGCTAATGAACTTATTTATAATGGAACGTGTGAGCTAAAAGATGTAATTGGATGTCGTGACGACATCATGGTTTATCTTATTTATAAAGGTTTAGAACCTTCATTAGCCTTTAAGATCATGGAGTTTGTTCGTAAAGGAAAAGGGCTGCAAGATGAGTGGATAGACGAAATGAAGAAGCACAATGTACCTGACTGGTATATTGATTCATGTAATAAAATAAAGTATATGTTCCCGAAAGCACATGCTGCGGCTTATGTACTGATGGCTGTAAGGATTGCATATTTTAAAGTTCATCACCCAATTTTATTTTATGCAGCATATTTTACTGTCCGAGCTGATGATTTTGATGTCGATGCAATGGCGAAAGGTTCTACAGCTTTAAGAGCAAGAATTGAAGAAATTAATGGCAAAGGACTAGACGCTGCACCGAAAGAAAAAAGTTTATTAACAGTTCTCGAGGTTTGCCTAGAAATGTGTGAACGTGGATTCCGCTTCCAAAGAGTTGATTTATATCGTTCTAGTGCAACGGACTTTATCGTTGATGGGGATTCGTTAATTCCACCGTTCAATTCAATTCCTGGATTAGGAACAAATGCTGCCCTTAATATCGTAAATGCTCGTGAGAATGGGGAATTTTTATCAAAAGAAGACTTACAACAACGTAGTAAAATTTCAAAAACAGTACTAGAGTATTTGGATAGCCAAGGTTGTCTAGAAGGTTTACCTGAAGCGAACCAGTTATCGTTGTTCTAA
- the rimP gene encoding ribosome maturation factor RimP: MSSKATDVTEQLVKPILEELNLELVDVEFVKEGKNWFLRVYIDSATGVDIEDCGKVSEKLSELLDEHDPITQAYFLEVSSPGAERPLKKEKDFYNAVGKNVHVKLYEPIEGAKAFEGELTQFNGETLFITVKVKAIAKKFEIPLDKVASARLAVVFN; encoded by the coding sequence GTGAGCTCTAAAGCAACAGATGTTACAGAGCAACTAGTAAAACCAATTCTTGAAGAATTGAACCTCGAATTAGTCGATGTTGAATTTGTGAAGGAAGGAAAGAACTGGTTCTTACGTGTTTATATTGACTCAGCAACCGGAGTAGATATAGAGGATTGCGGTAAAGTAAGTGAAAAATTAAGTGAACTATTAGATGAACATGACCCTATAACACAAGCGTATTTTCTAGAAGTGTCATCCCCAGGAGCAGAAAGACCTCTGAAGAAAGAAAAGGACTTCTACAATGCTGTTGGGAAGAATGTTCACGTTAAGCTTTATGAACCGATTGAAGGAGCAAAAGCTTTTGAAGGGGAACTTACACAATTTAACGGTGAGACATTATTTATTACTGTTAAAGTGAAAGCGATAGCAAAAAAATTTGAAATACCTTTAGATAAGGTTGCTAGTGCAAGACTGGCAGTTGTTTTCAATTAA
- the nusA gene encoding transcription termination factor NusA — protein MSSELLDALTLLEKEKGIDKEIIIEALEAALVSAYKKNFNQAQNVRVDFNRDTGQIRVFARKDVVEEVLDTTTEISLAEARSMDPAYNLEDVVELEVTPKDFGRIAAQNAKQVVTQRVREAERGVIYSEFIEREEDIMTGIVQRQDARFIYVNLGKIEALLPASEQMPNERYNAHDRIKVLITKVENTTKGPQVYVSRTHPGLLKRLFELEVPEIFDGTVELRSVAREAGDRSKIAVYAENADVDPVGSCVGQKGVRVQAIVDELKGEKIDIVRWSEDTVEYVANALSPSKVLKVDVNEEDKATLVIVPDYQLSLAIGKRGQNARLAAKLTGWKIDIKSETEARELGLLTDEDVIVERD, from the coding sequence ATGAGCAGTGAATTGTTAGATGCATTAACACTTTTAGAAAAAGAAAAAGGAATCGACAAAGAAATTATCATTGAAGCTTTAGAAGCTGCCTTAGTATCGGCATATAAAAAGAATTTTAATCAGGCGCAAAATGTTCGTGTCGATTTCAATCGTGATACTGGACAAATTCGTGTCTTCGCTCGTAAAGATGTAGTGGAAGAGGTTTTAGACACGACGACTGAAATTTCACTTGCTGAAGCTAGATCGATGGATCCTGCATATAATTTAGAAGATGTAGTAGAACTTGAAGTTACACCTAAAGACTTTGGACGAATTGCTGCTCAAAATGCGAAACAAGTGGTTACACAACGTGTACGTGAAGCGGAACGTGGTGTCATTTATTCTGAATTTATTGAACGTGAAGAAGATATTATGACGGGAATTGTTCAACGTCAAGATGCTCGTTTTATTTACGTAAACTTAGGGAAGATTGAGGCATTATTACCTGCATCTGAACAAATGCCTAATGAGCGATACAATGCACACGATCGTATTAAAGTATTAATTACTAAAGTTGAAAACACAACGAAAGGGCCACAAGTATACGTTTCTCGTACACACCCAGGTCTTTTAAAGCGTTTGTTTGAATTAGAAGTTCCTGAAATTTTTGACGGGACAGTGGAATTACGTAGCGTTGCTCGTGAAGCTGGGGATCGTTCGAAAATTGCTGTTTATGCAGAAAATGCTGATGTTGATCCAGTTGGCTCTTGTGTTGGTCAAAAAGGTGTTCGCGTACAAGCAATTGTTGATGAATTAAAAGGTGAGAAAATTGATATCGTACGTTGGTCTGAAGATACTGTGGAATATGTGGCAAATGCACTTAGCCCTTCAAAAGTATTAAAGGTTGATGTTAATGAAGAAGATAAAGCAACGTTAGTAATTGTTCCTGACTATCAATTGTCATTAGCTATTGGTAAAAGAGGGCAAAATGCACGCTTAGCTGCTAAACTTACTGGTTGGAAAATTGATATTAAGAGTGAGACAGAAGCGAGAGAATTAGGGCTTCTGACTGATGAAGATGTTATCGTAGAAAGAGATTAA